A stretch of Pirellulales bacterium DNA encodes these proteins:
- a CDS encoding magnesium chelatase encodes MATLKPTNLRDLRASEWMSRTVKQEIQHNFLRMLREGDELFPGIVGFDDTVVPEINIALIAGHDMLFLGEKGQAKSRLMRLLPRFLDAEIPYIELPEAPLHDDPYRPISSVCRRFVATHPESEVPIGWWRREDRYAERLSPGTKFADIIGEIDPAKLAGGTSMSAEEALHFGLIPRMHRGIFAMNELPELDELVQVGLFNILEERDVQIRGYPIKFDIDVLMLFSANPATYNRSGKVIPQLKDRIGAVIHTHYPRERDLGIQIMEQEAAVNLDGEFPVVIPYFMREIIEQVTILARKSKYVDHQSGVSARFSIANYRTMVASARHRAVRLGERPAAPRISDLGHLYSSSLGKIELDMMGSHQMSERQVLDAVLAEAIRTVFAEYVDRHGLDQISHIFSDGVKIEVGDMLPSSQYAERLKRVPPVWDKAFEVNASSDPAVRAACVEFVLAGLYAMDKISRSQHHGRIVYEV; translated from the coding sequence ATGGCAACATTGAAACCGACGAATCTCCGCGACTTGCGCGCCAGCGAATGGATGTCTCGAACCGTCAAACAAGAAATCCAACACAACTTTCTCCGAATGCTCCGCGAGGGAGACGAGCTGTTTCCCGGGATCGTCGGCTTCGACGACACGGTTGTTCCCGAGATCAACATCGCCTTGATCGCCGGGCACGACATGCTGTTCCTCGGCGAAAAGGGGCAGGCCAAGAGCCGGCTGATGCGGCTGTTACCTCGATTTCTCGACGCCGAGATACCGTATATCGAGCTGCCCGAGGCGCCGCTGCACGACGATCCGTATCGCCCGATCAGCAGCGTTTGTAGGCGATTCGTCGCGACGCATCCGGAAAGCGAAGTGCCGATCGGCTGGTGGCGGCGCGAAGATCGCTATGCCGAGCGGCTCTCGCCGGGCACCAAATTCGCCGACATCATTGGCGAGATTGACCCCGCCAAGCTGGCCGGGGGGACGAGCATGTCGGCCGAGGAGGCATTGCACTTCGGGCTGATTCCACGGATGCACCGCGGCATCTTCGCGATGAACGAATTGCCCGAACTCGACGAGCTGGTGCAGGTAGGCTTGTTCAACATCCTCGAAGAGCGCGACGTGCAGATTCGCGGCTATCCGATCAAATTCGACATCGACGTGCTGATGCTCTTTTCGGCGAATCCGGCCACTTACAACCGCAGCGGCAAGGTGATTCCGCAGTTGAAAGACCGTATCGGCGCCGTGATCCATACCCATTATCCGCGCGAGCGCGATCTAGGGATCCAAATCATGGAGCAAGAGGCGGCGGTCAACCTGGATGGCGAATTTCCGGTGGTGATCCCGTACTTCATGCGGGAGATCATCGAGCAAGTGACCATCCTGGCGCGCAAAAGCAAGTATGTCGATCATCAATCGGGCGTTAGCGCCCGGTTCAGCATTGCCAACTATCGCACGATGGTCGCCAGCGCGCGGCATCGCGCGGTGCGGCTTGGCGAACGGCCGGCAGCACCGCGAATCAGCGATTTGGGGCATCTCTATTCATCGTCGCTCGGCAAAATCGAGTTGGATATGATGGGGAGCCATCAAATGAGCGAGCGGCAGGTGCTCGATGCCGTGCTGGCCGAGGCGATCCGCACCGTGTTCGCCGAGTACGTCGATCGACACGGCCTCGACCAGATTTCACACATCTTTTCCGACGGAGTGAAGATCGAAGTGGGCGACATGCTCCCCTCGTCGCAATATGCCGAGCGGCTGAAACGCGTGCCGCCGGTGTGGGACAAAGCGTTTGAAGTGAATGCTTCGTCCGACCCGGCTGTGCGGGCCGCCTGCGTCGAATTCGTGCTGGCAGGGCTATACGCGATGGACAAGATCTCCCGGTCGCAGCACCACGGGCGAATAGTGTATGAGGTGTAG